From Cognatishimia activa, one genomic window encodes:
- a CDS encoding DNA-packaging protein, with amino-acid sequence MRSISLRPDGRSGADWLACESAAVRNEFLNGLEEGELLALPDLFEFWAMGHQVPPEGVDWKTWVILGGRGAGKTRAGAEWVRSMVEGSRPLDAGLASRVALVGETLEQVREVMVHGESGIIACSPPDRKPVWHETRRRLTWPNGAMAQAFSAHDPERLRGPQFDAAWVDELAKWKNAEATWDMLQFGLRLGENPQQVVTTTPRNVPVLKRILELDTTVQTHAPTEANRANLAASFLEEVERRYAGTRLGRQELEGVLMADIEGALWSRTMLSAAQVKKAAELRRIVVAVDPPVTGTAQSDECGIVVVGAVMNGPPQEWKAYVLEDASVAGKSPQGWAEAACDAARRWGADRLVAEVNQGGDLVESVLRQVDPLMAYRAVRASRGKVARAEPVAALYEQGRVGHLPGLGALEDQMCLMGPQGFEGDRSPDRVDALVWALTDVMLEPAAKWSRPSVRSL; translated from the coding sequence ATGCGCTCGATCTCGTTGAGGCCCGACGGACGATCGGGTGCCGATTGGCTCGCTTGCGAAAGTGCTGCCGTTCGGAATGAGTTTCTGAATGGGTTGGAAGAGGGAGAGCTGCTGGCTCTCCCTGATTTGTTTGAGTTCTGGGCGATGGGGCATCAGGTGCCGCCAGAGGGTGTGGATTGGAAGACCTGGGTCATTTTGGGTGGCCGCGGGGCTGGGAAAACGCGGGCCGGGGCAGAGTGGGTTCGGTCCATGGTCGAGGGTTCTCGTCCCCTAGATGCGGGGCTGGCGTCGCGTGTGGCTTTGGTGGGGGAAACGCTGGAGCAGGTGCGCGAGGTCATGGTGCATGGGGAGAGCGGGATTATTGCCTGCTCGCCGCCAGATCGGAAACCTGTGTGGCATGAGACGCGGCGGCGTTTGACCTGGCCGAACGGGGCCATGGCGCAGGCGTTTTCGGCGCATGATCCGGAGCGGCTCAGGGGGCCGCAGTTTGATGCGGCTTGGGTGGATGAGTTGGCGAAGTGGAAGAATGCTGAGGCAACTTGGGACATGTTGCAATTTGGGCTGCGGCTGGGAGAGAACCCGCAGCAGGTGGTGACCACGACGCCACGAAATGTGCCGGTCCTGAAGCGGATTTTGGAGTTGGATACGACGGTGCAGACCCATGCGCCAACGGAGGCGAACCGGGCCAATCTTGCTGCGAGTTTCCTAGAAGAGGTGGAGCGGCGCTATGCCGGGACGCGGCTGGGGCGGCAGGAGCTTGAGGGCGTGTTGATGGCCGACATTGAGGGGGCTTTGTGGTCTCGGACGATGTTGTCGGCGGCGCAGGTGAAAAAGGCGGCGGAGTTGCGGCGGATTGTGGTTGCCGTGGACCCTCCGGTGACGGGGACGGCGCAATCAGACGAGTGCGGGATTGTGGTTGTGGGGGCTGTGATGAACGGGCCTCCGCAAGAGTGGAAGGCCTATGTGCTGGAGGATGCCTCGGTGGCGGGGAAGTCGCCGCAGGGCTGGGCTGAAGCGGCTTGTGATGCGGCGCGGCGTTGGGGGGCGGATCGGCTAGTGGCAGAGGTCAATCAGGGTGGTGATCTGGTGGAGAGCGTGCTGCGGCAGGTAGATCCTTTGATGGCCTATCGGGCGGTGCGGGCGTCCAGGGGCAAGGTGGCGCGAGCAGAGCCGGTGGCGGCTTTGTATGAGCAGGGGCGCGTGGGGCATCTGCCGGGTCTTGGGGCCCTGGAGGATCAGATGTGCTTGATGGGGCCGCAAGGCTTTGAGGGGGACAGATCGCCTGATCGGGTGGATGCGCTGGTCTGGGCATTGACCGATGTGATGTTGGAGCCAGCGGCGAAGTGGTCTCGGCCATCGGTAAGGTCTTTGTAG
- a CDS encoding head-tail connector protein: MYLVDETELPVSALPMAEFRAHLRLGTGFAEDSLQDSVLEGFLRAAIAVIEARCSKVLMARVVTWRMRDWRDPEAQVLPLAPVTSVEAVRLLDVAEMPTEVAASLYRLDMDAHYPMLRAVGACLPAPVSGGQIEVVATVGFAADWGDVPADLQQAVLMLAAHYYEYRNETALGGGCMPFGVTSLIARYRRLSIGRMGLEGMS, translated from the coding sequence ATGTATCTGGTGGATGAAACAGAATTGCCGGTGTCGGCATTGCCCATGGCCGAGTTTCGCGCGCATTTGCGACTGGGGACGGGGTTTGCCGAGGACAGCCTGCAGGACAGCGTTCTGGAAGGGTTTCTGCGCGCGGCGATTGCGGTGATTGAGGCACGTTGCAGCAAGGTCTTGATGGCGCGGGTTGTGACCTGGCGGATGCGCGATTGGCGCGATCCTGAAGCACAGGTTTTACCCTTGGCGCCGGTGACGTCGGTTGAGGCTGTGCGCCTGTTGGATGTAGCAGAGATGCCGACGGAAGTCGCCGCTTCGTTGTACCGTCTGGATATGGACGCGCATTATCCGATGCTTCGGGCGGTGGGCGCATGTTTGCCTGCGCCGGTGAGCGGCGGGCAAATTGAAGTCGTGGCGACCGTGGGCTTTGCGGCAGACTGGGGTGATGTGCCAGCAGATTTGCAGCAAGCGGTTCTCATGCTGGCAGCCCACTATTATGAATACCGCAACGAGACTGCACTGGGCGGCGGTTGTATGCCCTTTGGCGTAACGAGCCTGATTGCGCGCT
- a CDS encoding phage portal protein: protein MVFDFLKRGSWQAPEQKASAVAPVVAYQSSGRVAWSPRDTVSLTKTGYAGNPVGFRCVKLIAEAAAAVSLVLEDAEKRYETHPILSLLAHPNLAQGRAEFLEALVAQLMLSGDGYVEAVGEAGLPVELHVLRSDRMRVVPGADGWPAGYEYAVGGRKHRFEVSGQSTICHLRNFHPQDDHYGFSPMQAAAMALDVHNSASRWSKALLDNAARPSGAITYKAADGQGSLSSDQYDRLVSEMESHHQGARNAGRPMLLEGGLDWKPMGFSPSDMEFQKTKEAAAREIALAFGVPPMLLGIPGDATYANYQEAHRAFFRLTVLPLVSRLAGRLADWLGGFSGEAVQLKPDLDQVPALSAERDSQWARVQAADFLTPQEKRKLLGLPPMMEGADG from the coding sequence ATGGTGTTTGATTTTCTAAAGCGTGGATCATGGCAAGCGCCTGAGCAGAAGGCCAGTGCGGTGGCGCCTGTGGTGGCGTATCAATCCTCGGGCCGGGTGGCTTGGTCACCACGAGACACCGTGTCTTTGACCAAGACGGGCTATGCGGGAAATCCGGTTGGGTTTCGCTGTGTGAAGCTGATTGCAGAAGCGGCGGCGGCAGTGTCTTTGGTGCTGGAGGATGCTGAGAAGCGGTATGAGACGCATCCTATTTTGTCACTGTTAGCGCATCCGAACCTGGCGCAGGGGCGGGCGGAGTTTCTGGAGGCTTTAGTCGCGCAGTTGATGCTGTCGGGCGATGGTTATGTGGAAGCCGTGGGCGAGGCTGGTTTGCCGGTGGAGCTGCATGTCTTGCGGTCTGACCGCATGCGTGTCGTGCCGGGAGCGGATGGTTGGCCTGCTGGCTATGAATATGCGGTTGGTGGGCGAAAGCATCGGTTTGAAGTTTCTGGGCAATCCACGATTTGCCATTTGCGGAATTTTCACCCGCAGGATGATCATTATGGGTTTTCGCCGATGCAGGCAGCGGCCATGGCGCTGGATGTGCACAATAGCGCGTCGCGCTGGTCGAAGGCGCTTTTGGATAATGCGGCGCGGCCGTCTGGGGCGATTACCTATAAGGCGGCAGATGGGCAGGGGTCTTTGAGTTCGGATCAATATGATCGGTTGGTCTCTGAGATGGAGAGCCATCATCAGGGCGCGCGGAATGCAGGGCGTCCGATGTTGCTGGAAGGTGGGTTGGATTGGAAGCCCATGGGGTTCTCTCCATCCGATATGGAGTTTCAAAAGACCAAAGAAGCGGCGGCGCGGGAGATTGCTTTGGCCTTTGGGGTGCCGCCGATGTTGCTGGGTATTCCGGGAGATGCGACCTACGCGAATTACCAAGAAGCGCATCGGGCGTTTTTCCGGCTGACTGTTCTGCCTTTGGTAAGCCGCTTGGCGGGTCGCTTGGCGGACTGGCTGGGTGGGTTTTCAGGTGAAGCGGTACAGCTGAAGCCGGATTTGGATCAGGTGCCTGCCTTGAGTGCAGAACGTGACAGTCAATGGGCGCGGGTGCAGGCGGCGGATTTTTTGACGCCTCAGGAAAAGCGCAAGCTGCTTGGTTTGCCTCCGATGATGGAGGGGGCGGATGGCTGA
- a CDS encoding GTA head formation protein, RCAP_rcc01685 family, producing the protein MAEGDRYGFEAFDCAPALRLEAHERVAKLQFDSLNKRLDRIEALIERLEKRLWLTVYGVVGVILAQAFQSLIEAGM; encoded by the coding sequence ATGGCTGAAGGGGACCGATACGGGTTTGAGGCCTTTGATTGTGCGCCGGCCTTGCGTTTGGAAGCGCATGAGCGGGTGGCGAAGCTGCAATTTGACAGTTTGAACAAGCGGCTCGATCGGATTGAAGCGCTGATTGAGCGGCTGGAGAAACGGCTGTGGTTGACGGTTTATGGCGTCGTGGGGGTGATCCTGGCGCAGGCGTTTCAGTCATTGATCGAAGCGGGGATGTGA
- a CDS encoding HK97 family phage prohead protease: MDLATGLEQKFARFGEGLTVESGNVIEGYASLFGATDQGGDVVQAGAYAASLKALKAAGRSVKMLWQHDPAQPIGIWDEVREDARGLYVKGRLLDRVTKGREAAALIAAGAIDGLSIGYRTVKAAKDGQGQRLLNELELWEVSLVTFPMLPTARVAAKGDDYMDDPDADMMRALAGVFEDARQEMARD; this comes from the coding sequence ATGGATTTAGCCACGGGGTTAGAACAAAAGTTTGCGCGTTTTGGCGAGGGGCTGACGGTTGAATCTGGCAATGTGATTGAGGGCTATGCCTCGCTGTTTGGCGCAACCGATCAGGGCGGCGATGTGGTGCAGGCGGGGGCCTATGCTGCATCCTTGAAGGCTCTGAAAGCAGCGGGGCGATCCGTGAAGATGTTGTGGCAGCATGATCCGGCGCAGCCCATCGGGATTTGGGATGAGGTGCGCGAGGATGCACGAGGCCTTTATGTGAAAGGCCGGTTGCTCGACAGAGTGACCAAAGGACGCGAGGCGGCGGCCTTGATTGCGGCGGGTGCGATTGACGGGCTGTCGATTGGCTACCGGACTGTGAAGGCTGCGAAGGATGGACAAGGCCAGCGGCTCTTGAATGAATTGGAGCTTTGGGAGGTGTCTTTGGTGACCTTCCCGATGCTTCCAACGGCGCGCGTGGCAGCCAAGGGGGATGATTATATGGATGACCCTGACGCTGACATGATGCGGGCTTTGGCGGGGGTCTTTGAGGACGCGCGTCAGGAGATGGCGCGGGACTAG
- a CDS encoding phage major capsid protein has product MTKTGTGLMARNGEGVSPVEGVKAAVAGFTSEFKGFRAEIEKKLQQQDERMNKLDQKTMMAARPGLERTDYEAPHKKAMAAYLRTGDDDGLRGLELEEKALSSVVNGDGGYLVDPVTSESVNSVLASTASIRAIANVVNVEATSYDVLIDSTEAGAGWADETSVTSETGTPTIERIAIPLHELSALPKASQRLLDDSAFDVEGWLAGRIADKFARAEAAAFISGDGVDKPTGILSHTAVDNDSWSWGNIGYVATGVDGGFNGGDGLIDLVHAVGAEYRANGSFVMNSKTAGAVRKLKDADGRFLWSDGLAAGEPARLLGYPVLIAEDMPDIVTGADAIAFGDFSAGYTIAERPDLRVLRDPFSAKPHVLFYATKRVGGDVSDFAAIKLLRFAVS; this is encoded by the coding sequence ATGACCAAGACGGGAACCGGGCTGATGGCTCGGAACGGGGAAGGTGTGTCTCCGGTGGAGGGGGTAAAGGCCGCGGTGGCGGGGTTTACGTCTGAATTCAAAGGCTTTCGGGCGGAGATTGAAAAGAAATTGCAACAGCAGGACGAGCGAATGAACAAGTTGGATCAAAAGACGATGATGGCAGCGCGACCAGGGTTGGAGCGCACGGATTATGAAGCGCCACACAAGAAGGCGATGGCGGCTTATCTCCGGACAGGGGATGATGACGGGCTGCGTGGGCTGGAGCTGGAAGAAAAGGCGCTGTCGTCTGTTGTGAACGGGGATGGCGGCTATTTGGTTGATCCGGTGACATCTGAAAGTGTGAATTCGGTGCTGGCCTCGACCGCCTCAATTCGGGCGATTGCCAATGTCGTGAATGTCGAGGCGACGTCTTATGACGTACTGATTGACAGCACGGAGGCGGGTGCTGGTTGGGCGGATGAGACCTCGGTCACGTCTGAGACTGGCACGCCGACGATTGAGCGGATTGCTATTCCTTTGCATGAACTTTCGGCGCTGCCGAAGGCGTCTCAGCGGTTGCTGGATGACAGTGCTTTTGATGTCGAAGGCTGGCTGGCCGGGCGCATTGCGGACAAATTCGCGCGTGCTGAGGCAGCGGCCTTCATCAGTGGCGATGGTGTTGATAAGCCGACAGGCATTCTGAGCCATACGGCGGTGGATAATGACAGCTGGAGCTGGGGCAATATTGGCTATGTGGCCACCGGTGTGGATGGCGGTTTCAATGGCGGTGATGGGCTGATTGATCTGGTCCATGCGGTGGGTGCTGAATACCGCGCGAATGGCTCTTTTGTGATGAACTCCAAAACTGCGGGCGCTGTGCGCAAGCTGAAGGATGCCGATGGGCGTTTCCTTTGGTCTGACGGACTGGCGGCGGGGGAACCTGCGCGTCTGCTCGGCTATCCAGTGCTGATTGCTGAGGATATGCCAGATATTGTCACCGGTGCGGATGCTATTGCTTTTGGTGATTTCTCAGCGGGTTACACGATTGCGGAACGTCCAGACCTGCGCGTGTTGCGCGATCCATTCTCTGCCAAACCTCACGTGCTGTTTTACGCAACCAAACGCGTGGGCGGCGATGTGAGCGACTTTGCGGCGATAAAACTGCTGCGGTTCGCGGTGTCCTAA